The following is a genomic window from Micromonospora cathayae.
GCTCGCCGCCGGTGGCAGCCTGGCCGGCTGTGGCACCGAGGCGGCCACCCAGACCGAGCAGGGGTGCGTCAGCGAGGACCTGTCCGGCAGCGAGAAGAAGCTGATCTTCTCGAACTGGCCGCAGTACATGGACGTCGACGAGGCGGACGAGTCGAAGCGGCCCACCCTGGACGCGTTCCAGACGCAGACCGGCATCCAGGTGACCTACACCGAGGACGTCAACGACAACAACGAGTTCTTCGGCAAGGTGCAGAACCAGCTCGCCGCCTGCCAGGCCACCGAGCGGGACCTGTTCGTGCTCACCGACTGGATGGCCGCCCGGATGATCCGGCTCGGCTGGATCCAGAAGCTGGACGCGGCCAAGCTGCCGAACGTCCAGGCCAACCTGCTGTCCTCGCTGAAGGGCCGGTCCTTCGACCCGGAGAACCGGATCGCCATCCCCTGGCAGTCCGGCCTCGCCGGCCTCGCCTACAACGGCAGCGTCACCAAGGAGATCCGCAGCGTCGACGAGCTGCTGACCCGCCCCGACCTCAAGGGCAAGGTCACCGCGCTCAGCGAGATGCGCGACACCATGGGCCTGCTGCTCCAGGCCAACGGGCACGACCCGGCGAACTTCACCGAGGCCCAGTTCGACGACGCGCTCGCCAAGCTCAAGCGGGCGGTGGACAGCGGCCAGATCCGCCGGTTCACCGGCAACGACTACGCCCCCGAGCTGGCCAAGGGCGACATCGCCGCCTGTGTCGGCTGGTCCGGCGACATCGTGCAGCTCGGCTTCGAGAACGACAAGGTCAAGTTCGTGGTGCCGGACTCCGGCGTGATGCTCTTCTCGGACAACCTGCTGGTGCCGAACAAGGCCACCCACCGGGCCAACGCCGAAGCGCTGATCGACTACTACTACCAGCCGGCGGTCGCCGCGAAGCTCGCCGCGTACGTCAACTACATCTGCCCGGTGCAGGGCGCGCAGGCCGAGATGGAGAAGATCGACCCGGAGCTGGCGGCCAACCCGCTGATCTTCCCCGACGAGTCGATGCTGGCGAAGTCGAAGGTCTTCATGGCGCTCAACGAGCAGCAGGAGAAGACGTACGAGACGAAGTACCAGCAGGTCATCGGGGCGTGAGCGGCAATGGCGACCGAGACACCCGCCGGTGACCTGCGACTCGTCGGCCTGACCCGACGGTTCGGGGTCTTCACCGCCGTCGACGACCTGACCCTCACCATCGCGCAGGGCTCGTTCTTCGCCCTGCTCGGTGCCTC
Proteins encoded in this region:
- a CDS encoding polyamine ABC transporter substrate-binding protein; this translates as MRRHPRAVSRRGLLSGALGSAALLAAGGSLAGCGTEAATQTEQGCVSEDLSGSEKKLIFSNWPQYMDVDEADESKRPTLDAFQTQTGIQVTYTEDVNDNNEFFGKVQNQLAACQATERDLFVLTDWMAARMIRLGWIQKLDAAKLPNVQANLLSSLKGRSFDPENRIAIPWQSGLAGLAYNGSVTKEIRSVDELLTRPDLKGKVTALSEMRDTMGLLLQANGHDPANFTEAQFDDALAKLKRAVDSGQIRRFTGNDYAPELAKGDIAACVGWSGDIVQLGFENDKVKFVVPDSGVMLFSDNLLVPNKATHRANAEALIDYYYQPAVAAKLAAYVNYICPVQGAQAEMEKIDPELAANPLIFPDESMLAKSKVFMALNEQQEKTYETKYQQVIGA